The following coding sequences are from one Epinephelus fuscoguttatus linkage group LG7, E.fuscoguttatus.final_Chr_v1 window:
- the acvr1ba gene encoding activin A receptor type 1Ba, with protein sequence MAVNEIALTLLALLGSAAVGNALRCNCTNCEKTGYECETDGACMASTYFIQGKEQHVRICINRDNLIPPGQPFYCLSAEGLLNTHCCYVDYCNSIEVPVPTKEVDWTTSGSSWGPVELVAVIAGPVFLLCVLLMVGVFLFQYHQRAYSHRQRLEVEDPSCDHLYLAKDKTLQDLIYDMSTSGSGSGLPLFVQRTVARTIVLQEIIGKGRFGEVWRGKWRGGDVAVKIFSSREERSWFREAEIYQTIMLRHENILGFIAADNKDNGTWTQLWLVSDYHEHGSLFDYLNRYSVTIEGMIKLALSAASGLAHLHMEILGTQGKPGIAHRDLKSKNILVKKNGMCAIADLGLAVRHESITDTIDIAPNQRVGTKRYMAPEVLDETINMKHFDSFKCADIYALGLVYWEIARRCNAGGIHEEYQLPYYDLVPSDPSIEEMRKVVCDQKLRPNVPNWWQSYESLRVMGKIMRECWYANGAARLTALRIKKTLSQLSVEEDVKM encoded by the exons CTCTACGTTGTAACTGCACAAACTGTGAGAAGACAGGCTATGAGTGTGAGACGGATGGCGCCTGCATGGCCTCTACATATTTCATCCAGGGGAAGGAGCAGCATGTACGCATCTGTATCAACCGGGACAACCTGATCCCCCCTGGACAACCCTTCTACTGTCTGAGTGCTGAAGGCCTGCTCAACACACATTGCTGCTATGTAGATTACTGCAACAGTATTGAAGTCCCCG TTCCAACAAAGGAGGTGGACTGGACGACCTCAGGTAGCTCCTGGGGGCCGGTGGAGCTGGTAGCAGTCATCGCAGGGCCAGTGTTTcttctgtgtgtgctgctgatgGTCGGCGTGTTCCTGTTCCAGTATCACCAAAGAGCCTACAGCCACAGGCAGAGGCTGGAGGTAGAGGACCCATCCTGTGACCATCTGTACTTGGCCAAGGACAAGACCCTGCAGGACCTCATCTATGACATGTCCACCTCCGGATCAGGCTCTG GTCTGCCCCTGTTTGTGCAGCGGACTGTGGCCAGGACCATCGTGCTGCAGGAGATAATAGGGAAGGGTCGTTTTGGTGAGGTGTGGAGGGGGAAGTGGAGGGGAGGAGATGTGGCGGTGAAGATCTTCTCGTCCAGAGAGGAGCGCTCCTGGTTCAGAGAAGCTGAGATCTACCAGACAATCATGCTGCGCCACGAAAACATCCTGGGATTCATAGCAGCAGACAATAAAG ACAATGGTACATGGACTCAGCTGTGGCTGGTGTCAGACTATCACGAGCACGGCTCTCTTTTTGACTACCTGAACCGCTACTCTGTCACTATTGAGGGCATGATCAAGCTGGCACTGTCAGCTGCCAGCGGCCTGGCACACCTACACATGGAAATTCTTGGCACTCAGG GTAAGCCTGGCATTGCTCACCGTGACCTCAAGTCTAAAAATATCCTGGTTAAGAAGAACGGCATGTGTGCCATAGCTGACCTCGGCCTGGCAGTCCGCCACGAGTCCATCACAGACACAATCGATATAGCACCGAACCAGCGCGTGGGCACTAAGAG GTATATGGCTCCAGAAGTCCTGGACGAAACCATCAACATGAAACACTTTGACTCCTTCAAGTGTGCCGACATTTACGCGCTGGGCCTGGTGTACTGGGAGATAGCGCGTCGCTGCAATGCAGGAG GTATCCACGAGGAGTACCAGCTGCCCTACTACGACCTCGTACCCTCTGACCCCTCCATAGAGGAGATGAGGAAGGTGGTGTGTGACCAGAAACTGAGGCCCAATGTGCCCAACTGGTGGCAGAGCTACGAG TCACTGCGCGTGATGGGGAAGATCATGAGGGAATGCTGGTACGCCAACGGAGCAGCCAGATTGACGGCCCTGCGCATCAAGAAGACCCTGTCTCAGCTCAGCGTGGAGGAGGACGTCAAGATGTGA